From one Rosa rugosa chromosome 4, drRosRugo1.1, whole genome shotgun sequence genomic stretch:
- the LOC133744405 gene encoding putative methylesterase 14, chloroplastic → MEKGLEHGVDSSSVATLAEYSKPLIDYLQNLPENEKVILVGHSSGGACVSYALEHFPQKISKAIFICATMVSNDQRPFDVFAEELGSAEDFMQQSTFMIHGNGKDQPPTGFMFEKEQMKGLYFNQSPAKV, encoded by the exons ATGGAGAAGGGTTTGGAGCATGGTGTTG ATTCTAGCTCTGTTGCTACTTTAGCAGAGTATTCAAAACCATTGATTGACTATCTACAAAACCTTCCAGAGAATGAAAAG GTTATTTTGGTTGGTCACAGTAGTGGTGGTGCCTGTGTTTCTTATGCACTGGAGCACTTTCCGCAAAAAATTTCAAAAGCAATATTCATCTGTGCCACTATGGTGTCTAATGATCAGAGACCCTTTGACGTATTTGCTGAAGAg CTTGGTTCTGCTGAAGATTTTATGCAACAATCAACGTTTATGATTCATGGAAATGGAAAAGACCAGCCTCCTACAGGATTTATGTTTGAGAAAGAACAGATGAAAGGGTTATATTTCAATCAATCTCCTGCAAAGGTATGA